From the Chloroflexus aurantiacus J-10-fl genome, one window contains:
- a CDS encoding energy-coupling factor ABC transporter permease produces MKHRWLLISLGAAILIVFEARPAYAMHIMEGFLPPLWALFWFAVVIPFWIIGFRRLRAIVNDKPELRLLLGFAAAFTFVLSALKLPSVTGSSSHPTGTGLGAILFGPWVMSVLGSIVLLFQALLIAHGGLTTLGANAFSMAVVGPWVAWLIWRGLSGRLPFWLTVFLAAALANLSTYVVTSLQLALAHPDPVGGIVASFIKFGTIFAITQIPLAISEGILTVLIMNALQTTAASELQALAMKGVRS; encoded by the coding sequence ATGAAACACCGTTGGCTTCTCATCAGTCTCGGCGCAGCCATCCTGATCGTATTCGAGGCTCGACCAGCTTACGCGATGCACATTATGGAGGGGTTCTTACCGCCTCTGTGGGCGCTCTTCTGGTTCGCCGTCGTCATCCCATTCTGGATCATTGGCTTTCGCCGCCTGCGCGCTATCGTGAACGACAAGCCCGAATTGCGCTTACTGCTCGGTTTTGCGGCTGCGTTCACCTTTGTGCTTAGCGCACTGAAGTTACCCAGTGTCACCGGATCAAGCAGCCACCCCACCGGTACCGGCCTGGGAGCCATCCTGTTCGGGCCGTGGGTGATGAGTGTGCTCGGTTCAATTGTTTTACTGTTCCAGGCGCTATTAATCGCCCACGGCGGTCTGACCACGCTCGGTGCCAATGCGTTCAGCATGGCCGTTGTCGGGCCATGGGTCGCCTGGCTGATCTGGCGTGGCCTGAGCGGACGCCTTCCATTCTGGTTGACGGTATTCCTGGCGGCAGCGCTGGCAAATCTCTCAACCTACGTCGTGACCTCGCTGCAACTGGCGCTGGCGCACCCCGATCCGGTGGGTGGGATCGTTGCTTCGTTCATCAAATTCGGCACCATCTTTGCCATTACCCAGATTCCGCTGGCGATAAGCGAAGGTATTCTCACGGTGTTGATTATGAATGCGCTGCAAACGACGGCTGCATCCGAACTGCAAGCCCTTGCAATGAAAGGGGTACGTTCATGA
- the cobT gene encoding nicotinate-nucleotide--dimethylbenzimidazole phosphoribosyltransferase has product MDLVQSTINQIGPLDDRAATAARRRQDMLTKPAGSLGRLEELSIRIAGITGRERPRLTNPAVIVMAADHGVARQGVSAFPAEVTPQMVLNFLRGGAAINVLARHVGARVIVVDIGVATDLPPHPDLVSRKLAYGTADFSQEPAMSHETARQAIAVGIACANQAIDSGVDLLATGEMGIANTTAASAVVAAITRRPASEVTGRGTGIDDSGLARKIAVIEQALHRHQPNPDDGLDVLAKVGGLEIGGLAGVILGAAARRVPVVIDGFIAGAAALIAATLAPAATAYMIAGHRSVERGHAAVFSHLDLQPLLDLNMRLGEGTGAVLAMSICQAACKILDEMATFAEAGVSEKV; this is encoded by the coding sequence ATGGACCTGGTACAAAGCACCATCAACCAGATCGGCCCCCTCGATGATCGGGCAGCGACGGCTGCACGCCGTCGGCAAGACATGCTCACCAAACCGGCAGGATCGCTGGGGCGATTGGAAGAGCTATCAATCCGTATCGCGGGTATTACCGGTCGTGAACGGCCACGCCTGACCAATCCGGCAGTCATCGTGATGGCTGCCGATCACGGCGTAGCCCGCCAGGGTGTGAGCGCATTTCCGGCTGAGGTCACGCCCCAGATGGTCTTGAACTTTCTGCGCGGTGGGGCGGCGATCAACGTCCTGGCCCGCCATGTCGGAGCACGGGTAATCGTCGTTGATATTGGCGTAGCGACCGATCTGCCTCCACATCCCGACCTGGTCAGTCGCAAGCTGGCGTATGGCACTGCCGATTTCAGCCAGGAACCGGCGATGAGCCACGAAACCGCCCGGCAAGCCATTGCCGTTGGGATTGCCTGCGCGAACCAGGCTATCGATAGCGGCGTTGATCTGCTGGCGACCGGCGAGATGGGCATCGCCAACACCACCGCTGCCAGTGCGGTGGTTGCTGCCATCACCCGCCGCCCGGCGAGTGAGGTCACCGGACGCGGCACCGGCATTGATGACAGTGGGCTGGCGCGAAAGATAGCTGTTATCGAACAGGCGTTGCATCGCCACCAGCCCAATCCAGACGACGGGCTTGATGTGCTGGCGAAGGTGGGTGGCCTCGAGATCGGCGGCCTGGCCGGCGTGATTCTAGGGGCGGCGGCCCGGCGGGTGCCGGTGGTCATCGACGGCTTCATCGCCGGCGCGGCAGCGTTGATCGCGGCAACGCTGGCACCGGCAGCCACTGCCTACATGATCGCCGGTCACCGTTCGGTTGAGCGTGGACATGCGGCGGTCTTTTCGCACCTCGATCTCCAACCCTTGCTCGACCTCAACATGCGGCTCGGTGAGGGTACCGGTGCTGTGCTGGCGATGTCGATCTGTCAGGCGGCCTGCAAGATTCTCGACGAAATGGCCACCTTCGCTGAAGCCGGTGTGTCTGAGAAGGTCTGA
- the cobN gene encoding cobaltochelatase subunit CobN, whose amino-acid sequence MAEQLKRNMVQRLDGRMVNAGARRGMLIVCATGCCCGHTERGFAPVLTDLYHEEWERRRLRNRVHLSQGGCLGPCPLANVALLLFDGRPYWFHSLNDPALIPILYDFIEELLNTGQSAALPPALIPHVFNGFSWDGVTAPMVATERIPTVAGNGILVLSQADTDLLALEQALTLLPDGFAPVRMAHIGRLTEPAAIDRLLEQHLPAAAIVLVRLHSAASFTYGLERLQQWAATTDGFLLCLPAVEQLDPDLMARSTVGVPLAMLVSAYFQAGGAVNLANGLQCLSDHLLVSGWGYDPPVELPLHGIYTPPQPSRRGRVRQTANPVSPANDGPVVGLLFYRAHLLSGNTGFVDALINGLQSRGLRVRAVYTQSLKAINAEGIPIGLALIEQAGTVDVIISTLSFALGDDDPHPFTRLDVPVIQALLSSSSREAWQRDGRGLGPLDTAMNVALPELDGRIISVPIAFKAQEGEAAARSLPDPERIERLAGLVWRLSQLRHKPNAQKRIAIILTNSSAKAQRIGNAVGLDAPASLMRLFAALQDAGYSVAGLPEHGDRLIADLIARCSYDETWLTTEQLAQAYRIPSTTYQRWFAELPLSLQEAMTRQWGPPPGRAYVHRGELALAGLEFGNCFVALQPPRGYDMDPNAIYHRPDLPPPHNYYALYRWLRDVWQADAIIHLGKHGTLEWLPGKGVGLSATCFPDPFLGDMPLIYPFIINDPGEGTQAKRRAHAVIIDHLTPPMTSAGAYGDLAELAHLVDEYYRMERLDPTKLPLLQRQIWDVLQRSQLADDLRYILQADHGDHRHEWDGSVLEDGTPTVLAELEGREVAHLLEDIEGYLCELTGAQIRDGLHILGTLPEGDQLVDLVYHLLRLPNLHAPALPASVATALGVDWYALQNTPGQRRNGDDHFLTNADVIAHIETLCRDLLRRLQAEHWQAAMITSVIEQVLPACRDTTAVATALQYACDWIIPRLRQSAIDEIDHLLAALAGRFVPPGPSGAPTRGMAHVLPTGRNFYSLDPRSVPAMAAWETGLGLANDLLRRYQREYGTLPESVGISIWGTSLIRTAGDDVAQVMALLGVRPRWQRENRRVIGFEVIPLTELGRPRIDVVCRISGFFRDAFPHLIELLDQAIQTVIDLDEPLELNFPRKHAYLTAQALVNGGTDQETAQREARYRIFGSPPGSYGAGMLPLIDGQNWTNDADLARVYLRWGGYAYTATEQGVPAETAFAAALSTVQVATKNQDTREHDIFDSDDYFQFHGGMIAAIRALSGRNPARYFGDSSDPARPRTRDLREEARRVFRARVINPKWLASMRRHGYKGGLELAATVDYLFGYDATAQVLADWMYEQVTTHYIRDPEIQQWLHEVNPWALQAIAERLNEAIGRGMWRHPSPEAQAAIAEVLAQGEELREGFSAPRDIDREG is encoded by the coding sequence ATGGCTGAACAACTCAAGCGCAATATGGTGCAGCGCCTTGATGGGCGGATGGTAAATGCCGGCGCACGACGCGGGATGTTGATTGTCTGTGCAACCGGATGTTGTTGTGGTCACACCGAACGCGGGTTTGCTCCGGTATTGACCGATCTCTACCACGAAGAATGGGAGCGACGACGCCTGCGTAATCGGGTGCATCTCAGTCAAGGCGGGTGTCTGGGGCCATGCCCGCTGGCGAATGTTGCCCTCTTGCTGTTTGATGGCCGTCCGTATTGGTTTCACTCGCTCAACGATCCGGCATTGATCCCGATCCTGTATGATTTCATTGAAGAACTGCTGAATACCGGCCAATCAGCAGCCCTGCCACCGGCATTGATCCCTCACGTCTTTAATGGTTTTAGTTGGGACGGTGTTACTGCGCCGATGGTTGCCACCGAACGGATTCCGACGGTGGCCGGTAATGGCATTCTCGTGTTGAGTCAGGCAGATACCGATCTGCTGGCGCTTGAGCAGGCGTTGACGTTGCTTCCCGATGGGTTTGCACCGGTACGCATGGCGCATATTGGCCGCCTGACCGAGCCGGCAGCGATTGACCGCTTGCTTGAACAGCATTTGCCGGCGGCAGCCATTGTGTTGGTGCGGCTCCATAGTGCAGCTTCGTTTACATATGGTTTGGAGCGCTTGCAGCAGTGGGCGGCAACCACCGATGGGTTCCTACTCTGTCTGCCGGCAGTTGAGCAGCTTGATCCCGATCTCATGGCTCGCTCGACGGTTGGTGTGCCTCTGGCCATGCTGGTAAGTGCCTATTTTCAGGCGGGCGGCGCCGTGAATCTCGCCAATGGTTTGCAATGTCTGAGCGATCACCTGCTGGTGAGTGGTTGGGGCTACGATCCGCCTGTTGAACTACCACTCCACGGTATATACACCCCACCCCAACCATCGCGCCGGGGCAGAGTCAGACAAACGGCGAACCCTGTATCACCCGCCAACGATGGGCCGGTCGTCGGTCTGCTCTTCTACCGGGCACATTTGCTGAGCGGGAATACCGGATTCGTGGACGCGCTGATCAATGGGTTGCAGTCCCGTGGCCTGCGGGTGCGCGCTGTCTATACCCAATCTCTGAAAGCGATCAATGCGGAAGGTATCCCGATTGGGCTGGCTTTGATCGAACAGGCGGGGACGGTGGATGTGATCATCTCTACCCTGAGTTTTGCGCTTGGCGATGATGATCCGCATCCCTTTACCCGTCTCGACGTGCCGGTGATACAGGCCCTCCTCAGCAGTAGCAGCCGGGAAGCCTGGCAACGGGACGGGCGTGGTCTGGGGCCGCTCGATACCGCGATGAATGTCGCCCTGCCGGAGCTTGATGGACGAATCATCAGCGTACCGATAGCGTTTAAGGCGCAAGAAGGTGAAGCGGCTGCGCGGTCGCTGCCTGACCCTGAACGAATTGAACGACTGGCCGGACTGGTCTGGCGATTGAGTCAACTTCGGCACAAACCGAATGCACAGAAGCGGATCGCTATCATCTTGACTAACAGCAGTGCCAAAGCGCAGCGGATTGGAAATGCAGTTGGTCTTGATGCACCTGCCTCGCTGATGCGTCTGTTTGCTGCGTTGCAAGATGCCGGCTATTCCGTTGCTGGCCTGCCGGAGCATGGTGACCGTCTAATTGCCGATTTGATTGCTCGCTGCTCATACGACGAGACCTGGCTGACGACTGAGCAGTTGGCACAGGCGTATCGCATTCCCAGCACGACCTATCAACGCTGGTTTGCCGAATTACCATTGTCGTTACAAGAGGCGATGACGCGCCAATGGGGACCGCCACCGGGTCGTGCGTATGTTCATCGCGGGGAGCTGGCGCTGGCGGGGTTGGAGTTTGGCAACTGCTTTGTCGCCCTGCAACCACCACGTGGATACGATATGGATCCAAACGCCATTTACCATCGCCCCGATTTACCACCGCCTCACAACTACTACGCGCTCTACCGCTGGTTGCGTGATGTGTGGCAGGCCGATGCCATCATCCATCTCGGCAAACACGGTACGCTCGAATGGCTGCCCGGTAAGGGGGTTGGCTTGAGTGCCACCTGCTTCCCCGATCCCTTCCTGGGCGATATGCCTCTGATCTATCCGTTTATCATCAACGATCCCGGCGAGGGGACACAGGCCAAACGGCGAGCGCATGCGGTAATCATCGACCATCTCACGCCACCGATGACGAGTGCCGGCGCGTATGGTGACCTGGCCGAACTGGCGCACCTGGTCGATGAGTATTACCGCATGGAACGGCTTGATCCAACGAAGCTCCCGCTGTTGCAACGCCAAATCTGGGATGTGTTGCAACGCAGCCAACTGGCCGACGACTTGCGCTACATTCTCCAGGCCGACCACGGCGATCACCGTCATGAATGGGACGGCAGCGTGCTGGAAGATGGTACGCCTACCGTGCTGGCCGAGTTGGAGGGGCGCGAGGTAGCGCATCTGCTTGAGGATATTGAAGGGTATTTGTGTGAACTGACCGGAGCACAGATTCGCGACGGTCTGCACATTCTCGGCACGCTGCCGGAGGGTGATCAGCTTGTTGATCTGGTTTACCACCTCTTGCGATTACCCAACCTGCACGCACCGGCACTGCCGGCGTCTGTCGCCACCGCACTCGGTGTCGATTGGTATGCACTCCAGAACACACCGGGACAACGGCGCAATGGTGACGATCACTTTTTGACGAATGCCGATGTGATTGCCCATATCGAAACGCTCTGTCGCGATCTGCTGCGGCGGCTTCAGGCAGAGCACTGGCAAGCGGCGATGATCACGTCAGTAATCGAACAGGTGCTGCCGGCGTGTCGTGATACCACTGCGGTTGCGACAGCACTGCAATACGCCTGCGATTGGATTATCCCCCGCCTGCGGCAGAGTGCAATTGATGAGATCGATCATCTGCTGGCGGCACTGGCCGGGCGCTTCGTTCCACCAGGGCCGAGCGGCGCTCCGACACGCGGTATGGCGCACGTCTTGCCCACGGGACGCAACTTCTACAGTCTCGATCCGCGAAGCGTACCGGCAATGGCAGCCTGGGAGACCGGGCTGGGACTGGCGAATGACCTGCTGCGCCGTTATCAGCGGGAATACGGTACGCTGCCGGAAAGCGTCGGTATCAGTATCTGGGGTACCAGCCTGATCCGCACTGCCGGTGACGACGTGGCGCAGGTTATGGCGCTGCTGGGAGTGCGTCCGCGCTGGCAACGCGAAAATCGTCGGGTAATCGGTTTTGAAGTCATTCCACTGACGGAATTGGGCCGGCCACGTATTGATGTTGTCTGCCGGATTAGCGGTTTCTTCCGTGATGCCTTCCCGCATCTGATCGAGCTGCTCGATCAGGCGATCCAAACGGTCATCGACCTCGATGAACCGCTCGAACTGAATTTTCCCCGCAAGCATGCCTACCTGACCGCACAGGCGCTGGTCAATGGCGGTACCGATCAGGAAACGGCCCAACGCGAGGCTCGCTATCGCATCTTTGGTAGTCCACCGGGTAGCTATGGCGCAGGTATGTTGCCCTTAATTGACGGGCAAAACTGGACGAATGACGCCGATTTGGCCAGGGTGTATCTGCGATGGGGCGGATATGCGTACACGGCAACCGAACAGGGAGTACCGGCTGAAACGGCCTTTGCTGCTGCACTCAGCACCGTCCAGGTTGCGACCAAAAATCAGGACACGCGCGAACACGACATTTTCGATAGCGATGACTATTTTCAGTTCCACGGTGGCATGATCGCGGCCATCCGTGCGCTCAGTGGGCGTAATCCGGCCCGCTACTTTGGCGACAGTAGCGATCCGGCTCGCCCGCGCACGCGCGATCTGCGCGAAGAGGCGCGCCGCGTCTTCCGGGCGCGGGTCATCAATCCAAAGTGGCTGGCCAGTATGCGCCGGCACGGGTACAAAGGCGGCCTGGAGCTGGCGGCAACGGTCGATTATCTCTTCGGCTATGACGCCACAGCCCAGGTGCTGGCAGATTGGATGTACGAGCAGGTGACGACCCATTACATCCGCGACCCTGAGATTCAGCAGTGGTTACACGAAGTAAATCCGTGGGCGCTCCAGGCAATCGCCGAGCGGCTCAACGAGGCCATCGGGCGGGGCATGTGGCGCCATCCTTCACCTGAAGCGCAGGCCGCTATCGCCGAGGTTCTGGCACAGGGGGAGGAGTTACGTGAAGGGTTTTCAGCTCCTCGCGACATTGATCGCGAAGGGTAG
- the cobO gene encoding cob(I)yrinic acid a,c-diamide adenosyltransferase produces the protein MSDETTTPVGPGSSPEAEARRKAVRASHTPKGLVIVNTGNGKGKTTAALGVLLRAWGRNMRVGGVQFIKHEQAKFGELRALERMGITLTPLGDGFTWTSRDLDETQARAVHGWEVAKTQIISGNYDVFLLDEFTYVMHYGWVPATEVVAWLRANKPPMLHLIITGRYAPAELIEYADLVTEMREVKHPFRDQGIRAQPGIEY, from the coding sequence GTGTCTGATGAGACAACCACACCGGTTGGGCCGGGTTCGTCGCCAGAAGCTGAAGCCCGTCGTAAAGCAGTGCGCGCCAGTCATACACCGAAGGGCCTGGTGATTGTTAATACCGGCAATGGTAAAGGAAAAACTACTGCCGCGCTCGGTGTCTTGTTGCGCGCCTGGGGGCGCAATATGCGTGTCGGTGGTGTGCAGTTTATCAAGCACGAGCAGGCGAAATTCGGTGAATTACGCGCGCTTGAACGGATGGGAATTACCCTGACCCCGCTCGGCGATGGGTTTACCTGGACGAGTCGCGATCTTGATGAGACGCAGGCACGAGCAGTACACGGTTGGGAGGTCGCTAAAACGCAGATTATCAGTGGCAATTACGATGTCTTTCTCCTCGATGAGTTTACGTATGTGATGCACTACGGCTGGGTACCTGCCACTGAGGTGGTGGCATGGCTGCGCGCAAATAAACCGCCGATGCTGCACCTGATCATTACTGGTCGTTACGCACCCGCCGAGCTGATTGAATACGCTGACCTGGTGACTGAAATGCGGGAGGTGAAGCATCCGTTCCGTGATCAGGGGATTCGGGCGCAACCGGGTATTGAGTATTGA
- a CDS encoding cupredoxin domain-containing protein, whose protein sequence is MKKIGLLLLVIIASIIPMTACGRRNSYSTNIDVTMVDYQYEPNEIDIPAGQQITLNLTNNGAVHHEFVIMKLGTTVGESFGDEDEENIYWEQEVEPGQQMSVAFTAPSEPGVYQFVCGIEGHYTAGMKGTIRVVAP, encoded by the coding sequence ATGAAGAAAATCGGTCTGCTCCTATTAGTTATCATTGCATCCATCATCCCCATGACAGCCTGTGGACGCAGGAACAGTTATTCAACCAATATTGATGTAACGATGGTTGATTATCAATATGAGCCAAATGAGATTGATATCCCGGCAGGCCAACAAATTACGCTCAATTTAACCAATAATGGCGCTGTCCACCATGAATTTGTTATCATGAAGCTGGGAACCACAGTTGGCGAAAGTTTTGGAGATGAAGATGAAGAGAATATTTATTGGGAACAAGAGGTAGAACCCGGTCAGCAGATGAGTGTTGCCTTTACCGCCCCAAGTGAGCCTGGTGTTTACCAGTTTGTGTGTGGCATCGAAGGGCATTATACGGCTGGCATGAAAGGAACAATTCGCGTAGTTGCACCGTAA
- a CDS encoding MoaD/ThiS family protein: MIRIILPYHLSNLARIDREIQIEVTGPVTQRSLLDALERTYPALRGTIRDHVTKQRRPFIRFFACGQDLSHLSPDIPLPDEVISGAEPFLVVGAMAGG; this comes from the coding sequence ATGATCCGCATCATACTGCCTTACCATCTGAGCAATCTGGCCCGTATTGACCGCGAAATACAGATTGAGGTTACCGGGCCAGTAACCCAGCGTTCGCTATTGGATGCGCTGGAACGCACGTATCCAGCGCTACGTGGTACTATTCGCGATCACGTAACGAAACAACGGCGACCTTTCATCCGCTTTTTCGCGTGTGGTCAAGATCTCTCACACCTATCGCCCGATATACCGCTGCCTGATGAAGTTATCAGCGGTGCTGAACCATTTCTGGTCGTTGGAGCGATGGCCGGTGGCTAA
- a CDS encoding iron chaperone, giving the protein MASEPNEGFTAEERAAMQERARELRTERQAKKGKADGERDVLTRIAEMPEPDRTIAGRIHAIIKTVAPELTPKTWYGMPAYARGGSVICFFQSANKFKTRYATLGFTDTAHLDEDDMWPVAFALKELTPAVEAQISALIKKAVR; this is encoded by the coding sequence ATGGCATCAGAACCAAACGAAGGCTTCACCGCCGAAGAGCGGGCGGCAATGCAAGAGCGTGCCCGCGAGCTACGCACTGAACGGCAGGCCAAAAAAGGGAAGGCGGACGGCGAGCGTGATGTTCTGACCAGAATTGCCGAAATGCCTGAGCCGGATCGCACGATAGCCGGGCGCATTCATGCCATCATCAAAACAGTTGCCCCAGAGCTGACACCGAAAACCTGGTACGGTATGCCGGCGTATGCCAGAGGCGGCAGTGTCATCTGCTTCTTCCAAAGTGCCAACAAATTCAAAACCCGCTATGCGACCCTTGGCTTCACTGATACCGCGCACCTTGACGAAGATGACATGTGGCCGGTAGCGTTTGCGTTAAAGGAGCTAACCCCAGCCGTTGAAGCACAGATCAGCGCGTTGATCAAAAAGGCAGTACGGTGA
- the ilvA gene encoding threonine ammonia-lyase, biosynthetic, with translation MPNPDFTYVQRILTSRVYDVVKETPLQHAPLLSARLGAQIFFKREDLLPIFSFKLRGAYNRMAHLSPAEKERGVITASAGNHAQGVAFSGQQLGVRTLIVMPATTPEIKVAACRRRNAEVVLYGDSYSDAEAHAYRLQQELGLTFIHPYDDPLVIAGQGTIGLEISQQMRAERYRVFVPVGGGGLIAGIAIFLKSINPNIEIIAVEPDDSDAMYQSVRAGYRVTLDQVGIFVDGVAVRRVGEHTFAIVQRYVDDFVRVTTDEVCAAIKDVFEDTRAIMEPAGALAVAGLKRYIAEHGADLPAVALTCGANMNFDRLRHVAERAEIGERREALFAVTIPERPGSFKQFCRVIGPHNITEFNYRYAPRPEANVFVGVQLTNANQRHELAERMRNAGYTVLDLTNDELAIIHLRHMVGGRAPEATDERLFTFEFPERPGALLQFLESLDASWNISLFHYRNHGSAHGRVLAGIQVPDADLDRFYASLARLGYPYQEQSDNPAYHLFLK, from the coding sequence ATGCCCAACCCTGATTTTACCTACGTTCAACGCATCCTGACCAGTCGGGTCTATGATGTTGTCAAAGAGACCCCATTGCAACATGCGCCTCTTCTCAGCGCCCGCCTGGGAGCACAGATCTTTTTCAAACGTGAGGATCTGTTGCCCATCTTCTCTTTTAAGCTCCGTGGTGCCTATAACCGCATGGCTCATCTCAGTCCTGCCGAGAAAGAACGCGGCGTCATCACAGCCTCTGCCGGCAATCACGCCCAGGGAGTCGCCTTTTCTGGCCAGCAGCTCGGCGTGCGCACGCTGATTGTCATGCCGGCAACCACCCCAGAGATCAAGGTGGCAGCCTGTCGGCGTCGGAATGCAGAAGTTGTCCTGTACGGCGACAGCTATAGTGACGCTGAAGCGCACGCCTACCGCTTACAGCAAGAATTGGGCTTAACCTTCATCCATCCCTACGACGATCCGCTGGTGATTGCCGGTCAGGGTACGATTGGGCTGGAGATTTCCCAACAGATGCGCGCCGAGCGATACCGTGTCTTCGTGCCGGTAGGTGGCGGCGGTCTGATTGCCGGCATCGCGATCTTCTTGAAGAGCATCAATCCCAATATTGAGATCATTGCCGTCGAGCCAGATGACTCTGATGCGATGTACCAGAGCGTCCGGGCCGGCTATCGGGTCACCCTTGATCAGGTCGGAATCTTTGTTGATGGCGTGGCAGTTCGGCGGGTTGGCGAACACACCTTTGCGATTGTTCAGCGCTACGTCGATGATTTTGTGCGGGTGACAACCGACGAGGTCTGTGCGGCGATCAAAGATGTCTTTGAGGACACCCGGGCCATTATGGAGCCAGCCGGCGCGCTGGCCGTCGCCGGGTTAAAGCGCTATATCGCCGAACACGGGGCCGATCTACCGGCAGTAGCCTTAACGTGTGGCGCTAACATGAACTTTGACCGTCTGCGCCACGTTGCCGAACGGGCCGAAATTGGCGAACGGCGTGAGGCGTTGTTTGCTGTGACCATCCCTGAACGACCCGGCTCATTCAAGCAATTTTGTCGCGTGATCGGACCACACAATATCACCGAATTCAACTACCGCTATGCACCGCGCCCCGAAGCCAATGTCTTTGTGGGTGTACAACTGACCAATGCCAATCAGCGCCACGAGCTGGCCGAACGTATGCGCAACGCCGGTTATACGGTGCTTGACCTGACCAACGACGAGCTGGCAATCATTCATCTACGCCACATGGTTGGTGGACGAGCACCCGAAGCAACCGACGAACGGCTCTTCACCTTCGAGTTCCCGGAGCGACCGGGAGCGCTCTTGCAATTTCTCGAGTCGCTCGATGCCTCGTGGAACATCAGCCTCTTCCACTACCGCAACCATGGCAGCGCCCATGGGCGGGTACTGGCCGGTATTCAGGTGCCCGATGCCGATCTCGACCGTTTCTACGCCTCACTGGCTCGCCTGGGATACCCGTATCAGGAGCAGAGTGATAATCCGGCGTACCACCTGTTTTTGAAATGA